A stretch of DNA from Cygnus atratus isolate AKBS03 ecotype Queensland, Australia unplaced genomic scaffold, CAtr_DNAZoo_HiC_assembly HiC_scaffold_93, whole genome shotgun sequence:
TAATTGGTGTAAAGTTTTCCTGTCTCTGTTTAAAGGAATAGTctctgagaaattcagagcgcGTGCTCAGTGAAGGGTGGTCACACCTTGGAGGTGGGCAGCTCTTtggatggaggtgtgttttggtattataatgatattataatgagcaaaagttcACTAGAGTACAGCGTTTGTCAAAACATGACAGGTCATTGGCTCACGGTAGCAAAAAGTGTGGCTTATCGGTCtcggtgtgcacaagaacagTTGAGTCCCCACCTGGTCACAGAGCCTAGCCGTGGTATCTCCACTCCACTCTACACTCCGTACTGTTCCTTAGAGccagcacaccaggttcccccAGTGCGATAGCATCTAAGGTTGGAAGCCGAGGGAATGCTCAGGTAATGCAGCTATGCCCTATCCTGAAAgcctcttcaatgctgtacactttctttaaaatgtgaatattagttttattttcctagttacttGAGGCAATTGCACCACCtattgttatgtctcctgaatgagtttcagcttttttttaaggttaaacaaccACTTAATAATACCATCCAGAGATCTGTCTGGAGTCAGGAGAGTTaggagtggcagggagtgtggtaggatatgggcaggcacctagagcagtgggcacctccagtgcttTGGAACTTCACCCCAAGAGCAAGTGCAGAATCCTAAAAAAGTAGTGAAACGCTTGACAAAGGTGTGTCATCATCCTGGCATTTCCAAAGAGACACATATCACTGCCAAGTGCTGGGTCTTGACCTATGCTTAACAAGCCTCAATCAATGCCTCTCCAATTCCTCTGAAAGGCCCTGGAGCCACTCCAACTCCTGTGACAGGCACTGCATCACCTCCAAGTCCTGTCatgggccctgcagccactccgCCTGTGATAGGacctgcagccactccagcccctgTGATGGGCACTATTTCTGGGCCAGAAAAGCAACCTGGGTCTCTATCAGTTGTTCCTAtatgcaagagaaaacaatggACATGAAAGTCagttttttgaaaaggaaagaaactccTACCCAGACAAGAATGGAGGAAGAAGACGAGGCAGGTTTCACTGAAGTTGGACCATCATGGaagcaggaggatgaagaggaagagatcACCATCAGTAAGCATGTGAGCCCTCTCCCAGGGTGAGCTATGAGATTTGTGAAAAGCCATCATCTAGGTGAGCACATTGTCACATGtctgctccggtgctgggagAAAGAGGACAATGGCCTGGAATTAGAGAGCAGGGAAGCAAAGCAGCTGGAATCTCCTTCTAGGGAAGGGGTGATTGACAAAGAAATTGGAACATGGGCACAAGAAACATACTCCTGTCAGGTGTGAAGGAAAGATATCCCTTGAAGGAAGATCTTGTATGTCAACCAGGCAAGTAGAGGACAATGGAGTTGGGTATCCACTACCTGACAGAATTAGTCATACTGGAAGCAATTTATAAAAACCTAGACAATGAACAACTACCCAAAAATCCAAATGAAGTTAAGTGTACAGGACCCATGTGTTGGGAGTTTCTACAgagtgcaccatcatcatatgccaACTCATTGGCAGAAATTACCTGGAAAGAACAAGAGGAACCCATGGAGGATGAATCAGCTAGCCAACTCCGGCAGTATGAAGAAAGCCTCTTCTTCTTTATGGGCCTGCATCTAAGCTGTGGATACACTTTCTCAAGTGGGCAAACGACAAGACAATGCATCCTCCTCCCTACCTGTAGAAACCAACACCTAAGCTACCAGGTGTAAGTGTCCCTCTGCTTAAGAAAGGTGATATAGTGGGTACACACCATGTGCCACCTTGTAGTTTTACCTGTCAGACAATGaagaggacatgagaaaatgggatggaaaatctacctCCATCCTAGAGGCAAAGACCCATgaactgcaaggaaaaacaatcagaaaaagGGGATCTTCTGAGAAACTTGCTGCTCCAGTTTCCAGTGGGCAGTCCTCCAGACAGAGTAATGAATAGTATGAGCAGGACTAGAGAGGCCCTTCCTCCATCCAAGCGGGGGAAAGGAACAATCGGGTGTATTGGACTTTGAGGATTAATGGCCTACCACATCAGGCCACAGAAAAATCAGGCTCTAGTGGACAGCGGTGCACAGTGTACTGCAGTGCCATCAAGCTATAAAGGGCCAGAACCCATTTGTATTTCTGgagtgacagggggatcccaacAGTTAACTGTAGcagaggctgaagtgagtctaaccgggtaggagtggcaaaagcaccccTTTGGGACTGGCCTGGTACCTCCCTGaatccttggcatagactaccTCAGAAAAAGGTAATTCATAGATCCAAAAGGGTGAGCTTTTGGCATGACTCCCTTGGAGACggaggacattaaacagttgaCAACCTTGCCTGGTTTCTCACAGGACCCTTCTGTTGCAGGATTGATGAAGGTTGAAAGAACAGCAGGTGCCAGAAAATGTCACACTGACAGAGACTtcctgattcccatccatgaTCTGGTTCATTGAACGGAGAGCCAAGGTTCGATCAGCAGTTCTATCTCAATTTTTAATAGACCCAAATAGCCACTGTGAAAGTCTAATCGAAAGTGGAGGCTAACAGTGGATTATCATGGCCTGAATGAAGTAACGCCATCTCTGAGGGCAGCTGTGCCGGGCATTCTAGAACTTCCATATGAGCTGgagtcaaaggcagccaagtgctCTGCCACAACTGATATTGATAATGCGTTATTTCCATCCCTTTGGCAGCAGTGTGCAGGCCATTGTTGCAGGGGCATCCAGTCTGCCTGGCATTGCCTGGCCCAGGGGTAGAAACACAGCCCTACCGTTTGCCATGGACTGACCCAGACTGGAacagggggaagctcctgaacacctgcagtaccTTGATGACATCATCACGTGGGGCAACACAGGACAAGAAGTAttagagaaagggaaggaaataatccaaatccttctgaaagctGGTTTTACCCTAAAACAAATGTCCAAGGACCGGAACAGTGGATCCTGATGCAGACTGGCCAGGGTCAGGGGGACAGCTTcttggggatgggatgggaatgTGTCAGTGGGTGGTCAGCAATTGCAgtgtgcatcacttgtttcataatGATAAggataacaataataataaattattaattaataattattatttttactgttgttattATCATCTCTTCATTGAGTACtatgtccagttctgggctccccggcacaaaaagacagggatctcctggaaagagtccagcggagggccacaaagatgatacggggcctggagcatcttccctatgaagaaaggctgagaggcctgggtctgttcagcctggagaaaagaagactgagaggggatctcatcaatgtgtataaatacctgaggtgtgggagacagagggatttggccaacctcttttcagtggtttgtggggacaggacaaggggtaatggccacaagatagagcacaggaagttccacaccaacaagcgaaagaacttcttcacagtgagggtgatggagcactggaacaggctgcccaggcaggttgtggagtctccttctctggacatattcaaggcccatctggacgcctacctgggcagcctgctctaaggaacctgctttggcaggggggttggaccctATGATCTTTcgaggccccttccaacccctacaattctgtgattctgtgattctgtgattttctgtcctttcaaactgtctttatttcaacccatAATCTTTTGGGGTGTGGGTGTGAACTAACATCTGTTTGGGGGTGAGCAGCCAGCCAGGATAAACCACAACAATCATGTTTGACAACCACAGTCAATAATACCACAAATCACACTTCCATAAATCAGTCTCTGCCATGTTACAGAGAGGAGCAGTTGCTGATGACTTCAGTCTGCTTCAAACACCACACCCCAGGAGAGacccaagaaggccaacagcatcctggcttgtataagaagcagcgtggccagcagggctagggaagtgattgtccccctgtactcggctctggtgaggccgcacctcgagtactgtgttcagttttgggcccctcgctacaagaaggacatggaggtgctcgagagagtccagagaagggcaacgaagctggtgaggggtctggagaacaagtcttacgaggagcggctgagggaactggggttgtttagcctggagaagaggaggctcaggggagacctcatcgctctctataggtaccttaaaggaggctgtagagaggtgggggttggtctattctcccacgtgcctggtggcaggacgagggggaatgggctaaagttgcgccaggggaggtttaggttggatattaggaagaacttcgtcactgaaagggttgttaggcattggaataggctgcccagggaagtggttgagtcgccatccctggaggtctttaaaagacgtttagatgtagtccttagtgatatggtttagtggagatcttgttagtgttaggacagaggttggactagatgatcttggaggtctcttccgacctagacgattctgtgattctgtgattctgtgaccctgctgccttcaggagcTGTCAGCCCTGAGGCCTTGGGGACACCTTAAGGGAGCCCAATGGCACAGAGCAAGTGATGCCATGGtcgggtgctgtgctgctgagctgggccgggctcctgggcccaaggggagctcctggcaagcaggcagcgctgcagagagacagctctgcccaggagcagctcctctgcacagcgcagcagggctgggggctctgaccgcaggtggcacggggagaggagagaaggagagaggggttggaggcagtgaggagcacAACAACAGAGGGCAGATggttctctctgtttctctagTGCTTTAGAGAATGGTAtttaggggggggggggggggggggcatttcAAGAAGAACACCAAGGCTTGTTTTATCTGAAGGGTAAGGCTTTTTTTGCAGTCTGTGCTTTCAGATTCCTGGAGTACAGGGGAGGCAGGTTTTGTGGTAATGGGTTGTCAAGATTGTACAGGAGACTGAGACCTCTAGAGCACTGCACTGAGAGATCAATGTGTCAGTGATTAAATTTGTAATGTACCTTCCCACACCTCAGCCCACAGACTGCGCCAACATCGTAGTGTGGTCCTCTCAGGTTTTATCCAAGCTGATATTCAGGACCTGCAAACCCTCTGTGATGCCCAGTGCACTGTCTTTGGGAGGTGTCTGCAGGCCAAAGCAGAGCACTAAGCATTTGCAATGAGCATGAGCAgtctcctctgcaggcagagctgcagcagaggagggtCTGCTGagtgtccgtctgtccctccctggccttgcctcccctggcagcagcacgctggcattcctcctggcttctccacctggccgtgctgctgctgttcttgtttccAAGCTGACTGGGGATGGGGGTTTCTCATACACATGGAGTGAGCCCTCAGTGTGCTTGGCTGGAAGGGGAGTATGGGGACagggtgaggggtctggagatgTGCACTTTGAGCCTGGATtactctgctctcagcagtgtTCAGGTTTGTCTCGGGTGAACATCTGAGTGCAGTTCTCCTGCAGCTCAAACAGATGCCAGCACAGATCAACTGAAACCATGGAGAGGATCCACAGGATCCACAGTATTTCGCTTGGAATGCAGGAAAATTGCCCAGGATTTCTGCCTTAGAGACTCTCCTCAGGAGTGGTGGGTAAGCTAGAACAAAACATACAAGTCCACCTATGTTCTTTACCTATTGGCGTAGGGCAGGATTGACTCCTGCATTGCCCAGAGCAGAATCACCTGCACCAAGGGACAGCCTCAGGAAGCATCAGtccaaataaaagaaagggaTCTGTCAAATATCTTCCTGGAAGTGGGCTAACACATTGGGAAGCttaaatgagaaatggaaaTCCTTTTTCTCAGATAATTCTACTGTTAATAATCACCGTCTTTCTGTTCCTTGGACAGGACCCCATGCCCAGAACCAGCaaatgcccaacagcagctctgtgagtgagttcctcctgctggcattcgcagacacgcgcgagctgcagctcctgcacttcgggctcttcctgggcatctacctggctgccctcctgggcaacggcctcatcctcaccgccgtagcctgccaccaccgcctccacacccccatgtacttcttcctcctcaacctcgccctccttgACCTGGGATCCATCTCCACCAttctccccaaagccatggccaactccctctgggacaccagagCCATCTCCTATGAAgggtgtgctgcacaggtcttcTTTTTAGTCTTCTTTGTTGGAGCAGAGTATTCCCTTCTCACTGTCATGGCCTAtgaccgctacgttgccatctgcaagcccttGCACTACaggagcctcctgggcagcagagcttgtgccaagatggcagcagctgcctggggcagtggctttctcaatgccGTCCTGCACACAGCCAATACATTTTCTCTGCCCCTCTGCCATGGCAATGTCCTTGaacagttcttctgtgaaatcccccacatcctcaagctctcctgctcagatgcttACCTCAGGGAAGGTCAACTTCTCATGTTTAGTGCCTGTTTAActattgtgttttttgtttttatagttttctcatatgtgcagatcttcagggcagtgctggggatgccctctgagcagggccggcaGAAAACTTTTTCCATGTGCCTCCCTCACCTTGCCGTGGTCTCCCTGTTTGTCAGCACCATCATGTTTACCCACCTGAAGCccctctccatctcctccttaTCCCTGGACCTGGTGGTGTCATTTCTGTACTTGGTGGTGCCcccagcagtgaaccccctcatctacagcatgagaaACCGGGAGCTCAAGGATGCCTTGAGGAAAATGATGCATTGTTGTGTTTCAGAATCAAGAAATTGCCCTTCGTCTTCTGCATATGACTGAAAATGTTACATATTAAAGGCAGAAAGCtaattctgctgtttgtttttttttttttttttttggtcttttttaatactctgcacagcagcacctcTGGCTTGGTGCTCTGTGGAATACAGGTTTCCTGGGAAGGGGATGAGGCAGTGGTTGGACAGGCCAGCACAGACATGTTCACCTGGGAAATGGTCTCTGGGAGATGGGATGTCCCAGGAGAAGAGCTGGGCCCTCAGTGTCTGCAGGGGAATCATGGGAAGAGAAACCCTTTGCTGATGGTGCCAGCAGGCGCATCATATGAATGCAGGCAGATGAACACGAGCGAGGACAAAGGCCATCCGCTATTCCTACAAGTCTCGTGAAGGCCAGTGGGGCTGATAGTTTCACGAGCCCAAGTAACGTCCCCTGGAAAGCCACCTGAAGGTAGTCCTGTGTTGTGCTTCCTTGAACCGAGGTCCTTGTGCTCTTCTCCTCATGCCTTTGGGCATCTCAGAGGAGGGCAGGCACTCCCAGCCTCTGGCAGTGGCTGAAGGAGCCAGAGGGACACTGCAAGTGCTGCAGTGTACTGCCCATGGGTGTGCAAGGCAAGGACTCGTATCTCTCAACAGCCCTGCATGTAAGAGGAGCACAGGAGGTCAGCTCAGACCTAGGCACCTCACAGAGTCCTGACACTGCACTGTGTGACTCCAGAAACAATCCTCAGTGTCCCTGTGAGACTTCTGTCACTCCCTCTTGCACAGGTTCATTGCAGATGCCCCTCTCTAATATGTCACACTCCCCTGCCTCTCTGGACCGGGCCATCAAGCGTTTGGATTAGAGAGATTTCTGGGGACTTGGAAAAAGCAGACATCAAACTCATCTTCAGGAAGGACATGAAAAAGGGTTGACAGAATTGCAATTGTCACCTCTACCCCTGGGAACGTGATGGGGAAAGTCCTGCCACAGGTGAAGCAgtaggggaggggagagaagggaacaTGGTGAACCTGGACTTTAGCAAGGCCTTTGCCATGGTCTCCTGGAGTCTCCCTTTAGCCACATTGGTGATATTTGGACTGAAGAAGGGGATGATGTTGGGGGGGAGAAGGTGGCTGGACATTAGTGGTACAAAGTCCTCCTGCCAGCCAGTTACCAGCAGCACCTTTCAGTCATGGGCATCTGAGCCAATACTGTTGACCCTCTTTGTTATCTCCCTTCATGACGGCATGGAGCACATTTCTCAATCTTGATCTCTTCAACGTGACTTGTTCTTTAATTCAACGACTTCTTCCCTCGGGTTTCTGTTTGAAGACAAAGGGGGCAGaggataaagaagaaaaaaagttgggaAATACATTTTGGTAAATGTTTGCATAAGACTATTCACAGAAAAAGCATAATTTGGTTGATTGTACTTGTCCACAGTgctgttaataataataataataataataataataataataataataataacagctaTGagaataaattaagaaaattaaaaaaaaaaacaactggtgGTGCTGCCAAAAAAGACTCTTTCAGCTAGTACTTGGAGTCCTTTTATGCAGAGATTTCCATTGTTTCCTCAATCTACTTTTATGGATGGTTTCAGTTATCTATTCAGAGGTGGCCACTGCCTCCAGGatgccctggggcagccgaGGCACCCAGGTAGGAGAAGTGACACAGGACCTAGGGGAGCCCTTCTGGAACTCAAGCTGGGGGCGGCATGAACTGAGGCTGAGCCCCTcaggggctgtgcagggctgctAAGCAGGCTGTGCAGTGGCTGCCTACAGCATGCTGTGTCCTTCCATCCCACTAAGAGGTCACTCCTGTCTCAGAAACTGACCGGCCCCCTGCAGAGAGACAGGTCCTTGGAGGTCATAGAAATGTTCATAAAGTTGTCCTGAACAGGAGGACGCATTTGGGGAGGTCAGGAGGAGACTGGAGAAGAGAGATGTAAGAATGGGGAAGCGAAGAGGAACTTCaccagcagagaggaaagattttttaaGATGGAACAGGCATTCAGGtactgttgctgctgctgcaacacTGACTGTGACAGCAGTTCATGTTAGTCCCTCACCCTGTTTCTGACCACTAAGTTTAAACACTAAGCCAACCCCTGAATGTCCCCCCTCAGCCTGACAGAATTCACTACTCTAATCCCTAGCACCTTCAACCTTCCCTCTAAACCAAAACACAGACCCATGCACTCTTATTTTTACCCTCTTGCTCACCCTAATCCCTAGCCCTTATCCCTCATGTTAAAATGCCAACCTTAACCCCAGCCATTACCAAGCCCTAAATGACACCCTAACTCACTGAGCTTGCCCATACCTGAAACACTGACCAAGCACCATGAGCAAACAGCAAATCCTCCCCCCAAGCCTGTGCCTGACCCAGAAAGGCGAGCTCCAATCTGTAAACCCTAACCTAAACACGGAACCACCAGAATTCTCCTTCATGTGCTCTAACCTCCTCAACTGCAACTCCATTCCAAACCCTAATGTAAGTTGTTTGCTCCTTGGGCAGGGCACTTATCCTGTGCTCTGGGAGCAGTCGCATGGAAGAGACATGTGAGATGCCAAATATCTGACCAGCTTGCAGGCCTCAAGGAGGAGCTGTGTGGGGATGTTATGGTGAGGTCAGGTGTGCCTCAGGATCTGCTGGGCCTGCAGGAGGCACATGGCCATGGAGGTGCCTGagaggtcacttctgtctctggaCTTGATAGGCCAGCTCCAGGAATGTAGAATGCAAAGGGACTGTGAGGTCTCTTTTTTAGGAAGTAGCTGGTAGGTCATCTTTGATGCGTGGTAGGGATCAGTGCATTTAGGCTGACATCTGCCAGTGTCCCTGATAGGCCACTGCAGACACTTGGCTGG
This window harbors:
- the LOC118261472 gene encoding olfactory receptor 14C36-like; protein product: MPNSSSVSEFLLLAFADTRELQLLHFGLFLGIYLAALLGNGLILTAVACHHRLHTPMYFFLLNLALLDLGSISTILPKAMANSLWDTRAISYEGCAAQVFFLVFFVGAEYSLLTVMAYDRYVAICKPLHYRSLLGSRACAKMAAAAWGSGFLNAVLHTANTFSLPLCHGNVLEQFFCEIPHILKLSCSDAYLREGQLLMFSACLTIVFFVFIVFSYVQIFRAVLGMPSEQGRQKTFSMCLPHLAVVSLFVSTIMFTHLKPLSISSLSLDLVVSFLYLVVPPAVNPLIYSMRNRELKDALRKMMHCCVSESRNCPSSSAYD